From Kineosporia succinea, the proteins below share one genomic window:
- a CDS encoding amino acid deaminase/aldolase gives MSEHPLRTATKDRLDHATAHLDPPVAVIDLPALDANVADLLRRAAGKPIRLASKSIRSRAVLERVHALPGFAGVLGYTVAEAIWLSQTLDDIVVAYPSAERNALRELAADERARERVTLMVDSPEQLDLIDAVAPGHPELQICLDLDASLRAAGGRVHIGTRRSAVFTPADALRVAREIDSRNGFRLTGIMSYEGQVAGLGNRPPGKPLYGLAVTAMQTLSVRELAGRRAEVVAAVNAEFPLRFVNAGGTGSLETSSAESAVTELTAGSGLYGPGLFDGYRHFRPAPAALFGTDVVRRPGPGFVTVTGGGWIASGPVGHDREPIPAYPQGLSLIGTEGAGEVQTPLKGAPADGLAVGDRVWFRHAKAGELAEHVATLHLVAADGTAEEVPTYRGEGKHFL, from the coding sequence ATGAGCGAGCACCCCCTCCGGACGGCCACCAAGGACCGGCTCGACCACGCCACCGCCCATCTCGACCCACCCGTCGCCGTGATCGACCTCCCGGCTCTCGACGCGAACGTGGCCGACCTGCTGCGCCGGGCCGCCGGCAAGCCGATCCGCCTGGCCAGCAAGTCGATCCGGAGCCGGGCCGTGCTGGAACGGGTGCACGCCCTTCCCGGGTTCGCCGGGGTGCTGGGTTACACCGTCGCCGAGGCGATCTGGCTGTCGCAGACGCTCGACGACATCGTGGTGGCCTATCCCTCCGCCGAACGCAACGCGCTGCGCGAGCTGGCCGCCGACGAGCGGGCCCGGGAGCGGGTGACGCTGATGGTCGACTCCCCCGAGCAGCTCGACCTCATCGACGCGGTCGCCCCGGGCCACCCGGAGCTGCAGATCTGCCTCGACCTGGACGCGTCGCTGCGGGCCGCCGGGGGCCGCGTGCACATCGGCACCCGCCGCTCGGCCGTCTTCACCCCGGCCGACGCGCTGCGGGTGGCCCGGGAGATCGACTCCCGCAACGGTTTCCGGCTGACCGGCATCATGTCCTACGAGGGGCAGGTGGCCGGGCTCGGCAACCGGCCGCCGGGCAAGCCACTCTACGGGCTCGCGGTCACCGCGATGCAGACGCTGTCGGTGCGCGAGCTGGCGGGGCGCCGGGCCGAGGTGGTCGCCGCGGTGAACGCCGAGTTCCCGCTGCGGTTCGTGAACGCCGGCGGAACGGGCTCCCTGGAGACCAGTTCGGCCGAGTCCGCGGTGACCGAGCTGACCGCCGGTTCGGGGCTCTACGGGCCCGGGCTGTTCGACGGCTACCGGCACTTCCGGCCCGCCCCGGCCGCGCTCTTCGGCACCGACGTGGTGCGCCGTCCGGGGCCCGGTTTCGTCACGGTGACCGGGGGCGGCTGGATCGCGTCGGGTCCGGTCGGTCACGACCGCGAGCCGATCCCGGCCTATCCGCAGGGACTCTCGCTGATCGGCACCGAGGGCGCGGGTGAGGTGCAGACCCCGCTGAAGGGGGCCCCGGCCGACGGCCTGGCCGTCGGCGACCGGGTCTGGTTCCGGCACGCGAAGGCCGGTGAACTGGCCGAGCACGTCGCCACGCTGCACCTGGTGGCCGCCGACGGCACCGCCGAAGAAGTACCGACCTATCGGGGCGAGGGCAAGCACTTCCTCTAA
- a CDS encoding FAD-dependent oxidoreductase, with the protein MVDVVVAGGGIIGLTSAVRLLEAGHRVTVLSAHPPEQTVSAVAAAVWYPTHFEADDRLLLWGQQALLELARQASEGVPGVTMRHSRMLLRGATDTPWWAQGVPGFRLEAAPSPEFTGEWRFTVPAVQTRSYLYWLIEQVETLGGSVVRRTLANLGEAGGDVVVNATGLASRELVPDPAVHPIRGRIVVLSNPGITVSCRDEDDPEGGIYVHPRSRDVVAGGTFEPGQNDLSPDESVTGSILRRCTAMVPELARARVLRSVAGLRPGREGGPRLERAQLPDGRPVVHTYGHGGAGITLSWGCADEVVTLV; encoded by the coding sequence ATGGTGGACGTGGTGGTCGCCGGTGGTGGGATCATCGGGCTCACGTCGGCGGTCCGGCTGCTCGAGGCCGGGCACCGGGTCACCGTGCTCAGCGCGCACCCGCCCGAGCAGACCGTCTCGGCCGTGGCCGCCGCGGTCTGGTACCCGACGCACTTCGAGGCCGACGACCGGCTGCTGCTCTGGGGTCAGCAGGCGCTGCTGGAGCTGGCGAGGCAGGCGTCCGAGGGCGTGCCCGGCGTGACCATGCGGCACAGTCGCATGCTGCTGCGCGGCGCCACCGACACCCCGTGGTGGGCCCAGGGCGTGCCGGGGTTCCGGCTCGAGGCGGCCCCCTCGCCCGAGTTCACCGGCGAGTGGCGGTTCACCGTGCCCGCGGTGCAGACCCGGTCGTACCTGTACTGGCTGATCGAGCAGGTCGAGACGCTGGGTGGATCGGTGGTGCGCCGCACCCTCGCGAACCTGGGCGAGGCCGGGGGCGACGTCGTGGTCAACGCCACCGGCCTGGCCTCCCGCGAGCTGGTGCCCGATCCGGCCGTGCACCCGATCCGCGGCCGCATCGTCGTCCTCAGCAACCCGGGCATCACCGTCTCCTGCCGCGACGAAGACGATCCCGAGGGCGGGATCTACGTGCACCCGCGCTCGCGGGACGTGGTCGCCGGCGGCACGTTCGAGCCCGGGCAGAACGACCTCTCCCCCGACGAGTCCGTCACCGGGTCGATCCTGCGGCGGTGCACGGCGATGGTGCCGGAACTGGCCCGGGCCCGGGTGCTGCGGTCGGTCGCCGGTCTCCGTCCCGGGCGGGAGGGCGGGCCTCGGCTCGAACGCGCGCAGCTGCCCGACGGCCGGCCGGTCGTGCACACCTACGGGCACGGCGGAGCCGGCATCACGCTGAGCTGGGGATGTGCGGACGAGGTGGTCACCCTGGTCTGA
- a CDS encoding MFS transporter, giving the protein MTSHDTMPQTRHDNRWPAFAVCLVAGFMTLLDVSIVNVALPSIRSGVSATSSELQWVSSGYALSFGLVLVAAGRMGDVRGRKNVFIAGLTLFTLASALCGLAPNAALLVVARVLQGVAGGLLQPQISGFIQELFQGKERARAFGLFGATVGISTAVGPLVGGALIAAFGTDHGWRAVFFVNVPVGIAAVIAAFRLLPASTTRRESKGLDPVGAVLLGAGVLCLLLPLVESRSWTGVLPWLLMIPAVLLLTGFVLWERRAADPMVDLNLLRIPSYSLGSVVGLVYFAGFTAIFFVFALFLQEGKGYSALESGLALTPFAIGSSVAAFVGGRLIGRLGLRLVAIGLAMVITGLLATVVAVRLVDGDGIGLWTALPLLIAGLGSGAVISPNLTLTLGDVPVAQAGTAGGIVQTAQRIGAAAGIAAVGALFFARLDGTRGDWNASLSDALLLCAAVTFLALVVAVTDLRRRAHRTAASTVGSAQT; this is encoded by the coding sequence GTGACCTCGCACGACACCATGCCCCAGACGCGACACGACAACCGCTGGCCCGCCTTCGCCGTGTGCCTGGTGGCCGGGTTCATGACGCTGCTCGACGTGAGCATCGTCAACGTGGCCCTTCCCTCGATCCGCAGCGGCGTCTCGGCCACGTCGAGCGAGCTGCAGTGGGTCTCCTCCGGCTACGCGCTGAGCTTCGGGCTGGTGCTCGTGGCGGCCGGGCGGATGGGCGACGTGCGTGGCCGCAAGAACGTGTTCATCGCCGGGCTCACCCTGTTCACCCTGGCCAGCGCCCTGTGCGGGCTGGCCCCGAACGCCGCGCTCCTGGTGGTGGCCCGGGTGCTGCAGGGGGTCGCCGGGGGCCTGTTGCAACCGCAGATCTCGGGCTTCATCCAGGAACTGTTCCAGGGCAAGGAGCGGGCCCGGGCGTTCGGTCTCTTCGGCGCCACCGTGGGTATCTCGACCGCGGTCGGCCCCCTGGTCGGCGGCGCGCTGATCGCCGCGTTCGGCACCGACCACGGCTGGCGCGCGGTCTTCTTCGTCAACGTGCCGGTCGGCATCGCCGCGGTGATCGCGGCCTTCCGGCTCCTGCCCGCCTCGACGACCCGCCGGGAGTCCAAGGGCCTCGACCCGGTCGGCGCGGTGCTGCTCGGCGCCGGGGTGCTCTGCCTGCTGCTGCCCCTGGTCGAGTCGCGCAGCTGGACCGGCGTCCTGCCCTGGCTGCTGATGATCCCCGCGGTGCTGCTGCTGACCGGGTTCGTGCTCTGGGAACGTCGCGCCGCCGACCCGATGGTCGACCTGAACCTGCTCCGGATCCCCTCGTACAGCCTGGGTTCCGTGGTCGGCCTGGTGTACTTCGCCGGTTTCACGGCCATCTTCTTCGTGTTCGCCCTGTTCCTCCAGGAGGGCAAGGGTTATTCGGCGCTGGAGTCCGGGCTCGCGCTCACCCCGTTCGCGATCGGCTCGTCGGTGGCGGCCTTCGTCGGCGGCCGGCTGATCGGCCGTCTCGGGCTGCGCCTGGTCGCGATCGGGCTGGCCATGGTGATCACCGGGCTGCTCGCGACCGTCGTGGCGGTGCGCCTGGTCGACGGCGACGGGATCGGGCTCTGGACGGCCCTGCCGTTGCTGATCGCCGGGCTCGGCAGCGGCGCGGTGATCTCGCCCAACCTCACCCTGACGCTCGGCGACGTGCCGGTGGCCCAGGCCGGCACCGCGGGCGGCATCGTGCAGACCGCGCAGCGCATCGGTGCCGCGGCCGGGATCGCCGCGGTCGGCGCGTTGTTCTTCGCGCGGCTCGACGGCACCCGGGGAGACTGGAACGCCTCCCTCTCGGACGCGCTGCTGCTGTGCGCGGCGGTCACTTTCCTGGCGCTCGTGGTGGCCGTCACCGACCTGCGCCGACGGGCTCACCGCACCGCCGCGTCCACCGTCGGGAGCGCACAGACGTGA